The proteins below are encoded in one region of Chloroflexota bacterium:
- a CDS encoding zinc-dependent alcohol dehydrogenase family protein, with protein sequence MKAAIFEKFGQPLEIRTLPDPTPHADGVVIQVMANGICRSDWHGWMGHDSDVHLPHVPGHELAGIVVAVGKDVRRWAEGDRVTLPFACGCGHCEQCLSGNQQVCDNYFQPGFTAWGSFAEYVAIRYADTNLVRLPDSLDFIEAASLGCRFITSFRAVAVQGRVAPGEWVVVHGCGGIGLSAVMIASAMGAQVIGVDINDDALKLAHTLGAAVTLNAREEAQLIEAIKTITGGGAQVSMDALGSNETCRNSLMSLRKRGRHVQVGVMADADKETPIPMGWVMFNEIELIGSHGMQAHAYAPMLDMITTGKLQPGKMISKTVSLEESFEVLQSMGESPPTGVVVIDRF encoded by the coding sequence ATGAAAGCAGCCATTTTTGAAAAATTTGGTCAACCTCTGGAAATTAGAACCCTACCTGACCCCACGCCGCATGCCGATGGTGTTGTCATTCAGGTTATGGCTAATGGCATTTGCCGCAGCGATTGGCATGGCTGGATGGGACATGATTCTGATGTTCATTTGCCGCATGTGCCTGGGCACGAGTTGGCTGGTATTGTTGTCGCGGTTGGCAAAGATGTGCGCCGCTGGGCCGAGGGCGATCGCGTCACGCTGCCCTTTGCTTGCGGCTGTGGTCATTGTGAACAGTGTCTCTCAGGAAATCAGCAAGTTTGCGATAATTATTTTCAACCCGGATTCACGGCCTGGGGTTCGTTTGCCGAATATGTTGCTATTCGTTACGCGGACACCAACCTCGTGCGTTTGCCGGACAGTTTAGATTTTATTGAAGCGGCCAGCCTGGGCTGTCGCTTCATTACATCCTTTCGCGCTGTGGCGGTTCAGGGACGCGTTGCACCGGGGGAGTGGGTTGTTGTGCATGGCTGCGGCGGGATTGGCCTTTCGGCAGTGATGATCGCCAGCGCCATGGGCGCCCAGGTTATTGGGGTGGATATTAACGATGATGCTCTCAAGCTTGCGCACACGTTGGGGGCTGCGGTCACGCTCAATGCGCGCGAGGAAGCGCAGCTTATAGAAGCCATCAAAACGATCACCGGAGGCGGTGCGCAGGTTTCTATGGATGCTTTGGGCAGCAACGAAACCTGTCGTAACTCACTTATGAGCTTGCGCAAACGCGGCCGTCATGTTCAGGTTGGTGTGATGGCCGACGCAGACAAAGAAACTCCCATCCCGATGGGTTGGGTGATGTTCAATGAAATTGAATTGATCGGCAGCCATGGTATGCAGGCTCATGCGTATGCTCCGATGCTGGATATGATTACAACGGGTAAACTGCAGCCCGGAAAAATGATCAGCAAGACAGTTTCCCTGGAAGAATCTTTCGAAGTATTACAATCTATGGGTGAATCGCCTCCGACCGGAGTTGTGGTGATTGATCGGTTTTAG
- a CDS encoding DUF1761 domain-containing protein produces the protein MDFSSINWLAVVACVVASMISGYVWYNPKTFFPIWWRGIGKTEQDEPDTSNMGMTWGLTILASLVQAIFMALLVNAMGSMAGGATLVSGVTTGFLLWLGFVAPTNLVNKLFAGHGLKIWAIEAGNHLLNFVVFGAILGAWH, from the coding sequence ATGGATTTTAGTTCAATAAACTGGTTGGCAGTTGTGGCATGTGTAGTCGCCAGCATGATCTCAGGGTATGTCTGGTATAACCCGAAGACGTTCTTCCCCATCTGGTGGCGCGGAATTGGCAAAACTGAGCAGGATGAGCCCGATACCAGTAATATGGGTATGACCTGGGGATTAACGATCCTTGCCTCGCTTGTTCAGGCTATATTTATGGCCCTGTTGGTCAACGCAATGGGAAGTATGGCAGGGGGTGCCACGCTTGTCTCGGGCGTGACGACTGGCTTTTTGCTTTGGCTTGGTTTTGTGGCTCCGACCAATTTGGTCAATAAATTATTCGCAGGGCACGGTCTAAAAATCTGGGCGATTGAGGCTGGCAATCATCTACTCAATTTTGTGGTCTTTGGCGCGATTTTGGGCGCATGGCACTAG
- a CDS encoding histidine kinase: MNPRIQELEQQIKEIKDRWPKHSVQPWLLQQLEELEDELAALTNEDANHRAENP; encoded by the coding sequence ATGAACCCCCGCATTCAAGAACTGGAACAACAAATCAAAGAAATAAAAGACCGCTGGCCCAAACATTCTGTTCAACCGTGGCTATTACAGCAACTGGAAGAATTGGAAGATGAGTTGGCCGCGTTAACGAATGAAGATGCAAACCACCGTGCTGAAAACCCCTAA
- a CDS encoding MFS transporter produces MKMQTTVLKTPKSKTLNHNPLLVTYAYYGAFIILGMVTASMGPSLSFLAENTSTALGNIGLVFSARAGGYLSGSLLSGGAYDRFSGHRIMAAMLFLLGVLFFALPAVMHLWLLILIVFFLGFTEGAVDVGGNTLLVWVHQKKVGPFMNALHAFFGVGSFLAPLILAQTMNWGSNFVMGYRLIAILIFPMAFWIWQLPSPAAPIQEKPSQTVQVPQKSATSKWIFLLALFLFLYVGLEVGFSGWIFTYARAMGLATETSAAILTAFFWGGFTVARIFSIPLATRTQPKTLLLMSLAGGLLSITAIVLFPSSVLALWGGTLSLGMSIAAIFPSTISFAENIISLTGKLTRWFFVGAGLGAMGLPWLLGKFFENYGALAVVRALFVDTLLALIVFLCIVMMGRARQKN; encoded by the coding sequence ATGAAGATGCAAACCACCGTGCTGAAAACCCCTAAATCGAAAACACTTAATCATAACCCGTTGCTCGTGACGTACGCTTATTATGGAGCTTTCATAATTTTGGGCATGGTCACCGCGTCAATGGGGCCTTCGCTGTCTTTTTTGGCTGAAAATACCAGCACGGCCCTGGGCAATATCGGGTTGGTTTTTTCAGCCCGGGCGGGCGGCTATTTGAGCGGCTCTCTGCTCAGTGGGGGCGCGTACGACCGTTTCTCTGGGCATCGCATCATGGCGGCGATGTTGTTTTTACTGGGGGTGTTATTTTTCGCGCTTCCGGCGGTGATGCATTTGTGGCTGCTGATATTGATTGTCTTTTTTCTTGGATTTACTGAGGGCGCTGTCGATGTGGGGGGGAATACACTCTTGGTGTGGGTGCATCAGAAAAAAGTTGGCCCCTTTATGAATGCGTTGCACGCTTTTTTTGGCGTTGGCTCTTTTCTGGCGCCGCTGATTTTGGCGCAAACCATGAATTGGGGCAGTAATTTTGTCATGGGATATCGTCTGATTGCCATATTGATTTTCCCAATGGCATTTTGGATCTGGCAGTTACCCAGTCCGGCCGCGCCTATACAGGAGAAACCTTCGCAGACTGTACAAGTACCGCAAAAAAGCGCAACCAGCAAATGGATATTCTTGCTCGCGTTGTTTTTATTTTTATATGTGGGATTGGAAGTTGGTTTTAGCGGCTGGATTTTTACCTATGCCCGCGCCATGGGGCTGGCGACCGAAACATCTGCCGCCATTTTGACTGCCTTTTTCTGGGGTGGATTTACGGTGGCGCGCATCTTCAGTATCCCTCTGGCGACGCGCACACAGCCGAAGACGTTGCTGCTAATGAGCCTGGCAGGTGGGCTGTTGAGCATAACCGCGATCGTACTTTTCCCATCGTCGGTGCTTGCGCTTTGGGGCGGAACACTTAGCTTGGGGATGTCCATTGCCGCCATTTTTCCGAGCACCATCTCGTTTGCTGAAAATATTATTTCACTTACTGGAAAATTGACACGTTGGTTTTTCGTGGGCGCTGGCCTGGGGGCGATGGGCCTGCCCTGGCTGTTGGGGAAATTCTTTGAGAATTATGGCGCTTTGGCTGTTGTTCGTGCCCTCTTTGTAGATACGCTCTTGGCGCTGATCGTCTTTCTGTGTATTGTAATGATGGGGCGAGCGCGGCAGAAAAATTGA